Part of the Melospiza melodia melodia isolate bMelMel2 unplaced genomic scaffold, bMelMel2.pri scaffold_18, whole genome shotgun sequence genome is shown below.
TGTGTGAACAAATTCACAAAAGTGTAACAGCTGTGTAAATAGCAAAAAATACAGGACACAGAGTGAGAATTAATGAGTAACACCATAACAGCTATGTAGAACAATGAGTGTTTATTGCTTCTGAAAAtcattttttataattttcctcAGACCattcttgagctcctggttcctcaggctgtagatgaggggattcagggctggaggcaccaccgagtacaaaactgacagggccagatcaagggatggggaggagatagaggggggcttcaggtaggcaaaaaaggcagtgctgataaacagggagaccacaacaagatgagggaggcaggtggaaaaggctttgtgccgtccctgctcagaggggatcctcagcacagccctgaagatctgcacataggagaaaacaatgaacacaaaacaaccaaaacctaaacagacaccaagcaatgaaataCGAATTATTCTGAAgttggagtgggagcaggagagcttgagaatctggggcacctcacagaagaactggccaaggacattgccatggcacaggggcagggaaaatgtattggctgtgtgcagaagagcagtgagaaagccactggcccaggcagctgctgccatgtgggcacaagctctgctgcccaggagggtcccgtagtgcaggggtttgcagatggacacgtagcggtcatagcacatcaTGGTCAAGAGGAAAAATTCTGCtgtgataaagaaaagaaaggagaaaacctgagcagcacatcctgagtaggagatgtccctggtgtcccagagggaattgtgcatggctttggggacagttgtgcagatggagcccaggtcgctgagggccaggttgagcaggaagaagaacatgggcgtgtgcaggtggtggccgcaggctacggcgctgatgatgaggccgttgcccaggagggcagccagggagatgcccagcaagaggcagaagtgcaggagctgcagctgccgcgtgtctgccaatgccagcaggaggaaatggctgatggagctgctgttggacattccttcactctcggcatggtgcgctgttgaaaaagacattgacaagcttggacagatttcctttttgatttcaggcttgtgctccttctgagttgctgctttattttcagcattgcactcagcctgaatactggggagacctgagggaaaacagggctccctgtgccacagggcagtcagacctgctggaaccacacaggtgccctttgttcatttaacctctctctatttcaCTGTGATCacgctttaatattttttgaaaaatgaagtagactttttgaattctccagttgaaatttttttttccaaacctttctctctttccctatgcacatgaacaggaaaggataccaagggctggtctggctctctggtgcctggagttgtgcctactgggaactgtttctctctatccaagccttgtccctgcctgagctgtccaagcccagcccagccctggggtcccagctctgccctgcagacccctcccagcacagggcactgcccaggggcatctccctggcagcagggccttaagggcaggccagacaaacagagatgctgcaagccaaggtgctgctgctgctgtctgtagggacagGAGGCTGACGAGGTAttgtctgagggagatctgaggcccatctgctgatgcccaggctgacagtgcaggagtctcagtgacacacccaaagctgacagcccctttcccttcccttgaggagaaagctgagagcagccctagccatgcagcaccatctccacagcaggaggaatctgccctgatggaggtggccccttccacctccaacttctcccctgcagcgtccatggggagctgccaggcaggctgagagctgcccctggcaggtggcacatgccctgggctggccaagagccctgagggctgcaggagctgctctgcaggacagccctgggcagccctggctgcagccccagcttcagccactgcagccgtccctggcagcaggagccttcctgccctgtccctctgacagtgcccagggcagccctgctctgcagcacatcctcctcctcctgctcctgtgccagagagagactgggagagtcctcctgacacatcccccaggctctggggtgtgctggcttcaggaggtccctccaggagcacaggggacattgccctgcacccacagactcaccatgcacagggctgtgaagatgtttccccaagtgaagtctcagctcaatgtcttcccagtcctgattgccttcagcctgtctctgcctggctgctgtcccctcagtgcctgcaggcagagccctcagccctgctgggctgggagaggagctggtcctgggaagagctgttcctttaaagctcagca
Proteins encoded:
- the LOC134433405 gene encoding olfactory receptor 14J1-like gives rise to the protein LTMMCYDRYVSICKPLHYGTLLGSRACAHMAAAAWASGFLTALLHTANTFSLPLCHGNVLGQFFCEVPQILKLSCSHSNFRIIRISLLGVCLGFGCFVFIVFSYVQIFRAVLRIPSEQGRHKAFSTCLPHLVVVSLFISTAFFAYLKPPSISSPSLDLALSVLYSVVPPALNPLIYSLRNQELKNGLRKIIKNDFQKQ